The following coding sequences lie in one Capsicum annuum cultivar UCD-10X-F1 chromosome 5, UCD10Xv1.1, whole genome shotgun sequence genomic window:
- the LOC107871064 gene encoding QWRF motif-containing protein 7, with the protein MEKEKNRGRNNIIPRLSGNSPRLLRSKSGMSLPEIHKLDSVPPKLVNRSKSTTKLRSNNRGEENVSLRMMIKNNKKSQENDSTFARFLQQRDDGARSTTTTTCVITNNNSRSAWALSPGRPLPIVPKSPSSRKLKIDASKDITGSGSDSSSGGRGGRGGVAGVLKYFKQKKVSPVLEEDFHRYRLMNNRLVQWRFGNARIEASMAAIKRAAQKKVFNVWLRISIMRNFIAEKKIEVQKLKHDIKINNIMNSQSCLLREWQRIELKNSEAIGRVARKLSAISLCLPLVDGAEAKVMSVYDAMISAEEIMDSIQDLIMNMQWQVEQSCYLLTQLIVILKQEEEFLEELESHLKTVDSLEVEEETLRLHCIQLAKERTTKWEGA; encoded by the exons ATGGAGAAGGAGAAAAATCGCGGTCGCAATAATATTATTCCTCGATTATCAGGGAATTCTCCTCGTTTACTAAGAAGCAAAAGTGGAATGTCACTCCCAGAAATTCACAAACTCGACTCTGTTCCACCAAAACTTGTCAAtcgatcaaaatcaaccacgaaATTGCGATCTAATAATAGAGGAGAAGAAAATGTCAGTCTAAGGATGATgatcaagaataacaaaaaatcacaagaaaatgatAGTACTTTTGCTAGATTCTTACAACAACGCGATGATGGAgcaagatcaacaacaacaacaacgtgtgttattactaataataattCGCGATCTGCATGGGCATTGTCACCAGGGCGTCCTTTGCCTATAGTCCCTAAGTCACCTAGCTCGAGGAAGTTGAAAATTGACGCGTCTAAAGACATCACTGGTAGTGGTAGTGATAGTAGTAGTGGTGGTCGTGGTGGTCGTGGTGGTGTTGCTGgcgttttaaaatattttaagcaaAAAAAAGTTTCACCAGTACTAGAAGAAGATTTTCATCGGTATCGTCTTATGAATAATAGGTTAGTACAATGGAGATTTGGCAATGCTCGTATTGAGGCTTCTATGGCTGCAATCAAGAGGGCTGCACAG AAGAAGGTGTTCAATGTATGGTTAAGGATCTCAATTATGAGAAACTTTATTGCTGAGAAGAAAATTGAAGTCCAAAAATTgaagcatgatataaaaataaacaatataatGAACTCTCAAAGTTGTCTACTTAGGGAGTGGCAAAGAATAGAGTTGAAAAATTCTGAAGCCATTGGTAGGGTGGCCAGAAAATTATCAGCAATTTCTCTCTGTCTTCCACTTGTTGATGGAGCTGAG GCAAAAGTTATGTCGGTTTATGATGCTATGATCTCGGCTGAGGAAATTATGGACAGTATCCAGGATTTAATTATGAATATGCAGTGGCag GTTGAGCAATCATGTTATTTGCTCACACAACTTATAGTAATTTTAAAGCAGGAGGAAGAGTTCTTGGAAGAGCTAGAGAGTCATTTAAAAACAGTTGATTCTTTAGAG GTAGAAGAGGAAACCCTGAGATTACATTGTATCCAGTTGGCTAAAGAGAGGACAACAAAATGGGAAGGAGCTTGA
- the LOC107871063 gene encoding leucine-rich repeat receptor-like protein kinase TDR has protein sequence MNHFLPLFLTTILFFLTQNSLVFSTSNFPLQLISLLSLKSSFQDPNNTFQDWNPTTTFSNFGSQPFWCSWSGIICDNKTSQITTLNLSGRNLSGKIPQEIRYLVHLHHLNLSGNSFDGPLQTIIFQFPFLRTLDISHNSFNSTFPLGITHLKSLAYLNAYSNSFTGALPVEIVRLQILEYLNLGGSYFSGEIPASYGNFKKLKFLHLAGNLLGGKIPVELSALDQLDHLEIGYNNYTGNVPAEFSSLSNLSYLDISQANLSGEFPIQLGNLTSLESLLLFKNHFIGPIPSSFSQLTLLKLLDLSDNHLSGTIPSGFSELKELNMLYLMNNNISGEIPEGIGELPNLELLALWNNSLTGILPQKLGSNAKLQKLDVSSNTLSGPIPPNLCLSNNLVKLILFSNEFTGEIPSSLTNCSALSRLRIQDNKLNGSIPPGFGFLPNFTYMDISKNNFSGTIPKDFGNAPKMQYLNISENSFGCGLPENIWNAPSLQIFSASYSGLVGRIPDFKGCENVYKIELEGNNLNGSIPWDIEHCEKLISLNFRQNSLTGIIPWEISAIPSITDVDLSHNFLTGTIPSNFEKSSTLEHFNVSYNQLTGPLPSSGSIFSTFHPSSFVGNQGLCGTIIHNPCRTDELKDGKVDFSNHSKKTDGALIVWITSATFGVVLFVLIVAIRCFHLKYNRRFPCDKEIGPWKLTAFKRLNFTADDVLESITTTDKIIGMGSAGTVYKAEIPGGEIIAVKKLWAGKQQKETTRKRRGVLAEVDVLGNVRHRNIVRLLGCCSNNECTMLLYEYMPNGSLDDLLHGKNKDANLLADWFTRYKIVLGVAQGICYLHHDCDPVIVHRDLKPSNILLDAEMEARVADFGVAKLIQCDESMSVIAGSYGYIAPEYAYTLQVDEKSDIYSYGVVLMEVLSGKRSVDSEFGDGNSIVDWVRSKMKSRNGINDVLDKNIGASCPRVREEMMLMLRIALLCTSRNPADRPSMRDVVSMLQEAKPKRKLPGSGGDNSIGVVSLTQKVNVEC, from the exons ATGAACCATTTCCTTCCCCTCTTTCTCACTACAATTTTGTTCTTTCTCACACAAAATTCACTTGTTTTCTCTACTTCAAATTTTCCTCTTCAACTCATTTCCCTTTTGTCCTTAAAATCCTCTTTTCAAGATCCAAACAACACATTTCAAGATTGGAATCCTACAACAACTTTCTCAAATTTTGGTTCACAACCCTTTTGGTGTTCATGGTCAGGCATCATATGTGACAACAAAACAAGTCAAATTACAACACTTAATCTCTCAGGAAGGAATCTTAGTGGTAAAATTCCACAAGAAATTAGGTACTTGGTACACTTACACCACTTAAATTTAAGTGGAAATTCATTTGATGGACCATTACAAACAATCATTTTCCAATTTCCATTTCTTAGAACACTTGACATTAGTCACAACTCTTTTAATTCAACATTTCCCCTCGGGATAACTCATCTTAAGTCCCTCGCGTACTTAAATGCCTATAGCAACAGTTTTACAGGCGCGTTGCCTGTAGAAATTGTTAGACTTCAAATTCTTGAGTATCTGAATCTTGGTGGCAGTTACTTTTCTGGTGAAATCCCTGCGAGTTATGGAAATTTCAAGAAGTTGAAATTCCTACACTTAGCTGGAAATTTACTTGGTGGTAAAATTCCAGTGGAATTGAGTGCCTTAGATCAACTTGATCATCTTGAAATTGGATACAACAATTATACTGGCAATGTACCTGCTGAATTTTCCTCTCTATCGAATTTGTCCTATCTTGATATCTCTCAGGCAAATCTTTCTGGTGAATTTCCAATTCAGCTCGGAAATTTAACAAGTCTTGAATCGTTACttcttttcaagaaccattttaTCGGTCCAATTCCTTCGAGTTTTTCTCAACTCACATTGCTGAAATTACTGGATTTATCGGATAATCATCTCTCAGGGACAATTCCATCAGGATTTTCAGAGTTAAAAGAGCTGAACATGTTGTATTTGATGAACAATAACATATCTGGTGAAATACCAGAAGGCATTGGTGAGTTACCAAATCTCGAATTGCTAGCTCTTTGGAACAATTCACTCACTGGAATTTTGCCACAAAAGTTGGGATCAAACGCAAAGTTGCAAAAACTTGATGTCTCCTCAAACACTTTGTCTGGTCCAATTCCACCAAATCTTTGCCTCAGCAACAACTTGGTTAAACTCATTCTGTTCTCGAATGAGTTTACTGGTGAGATCCCTTCATCCTTAACGAACTGCTCAGCTTTATCCAGGCTGAGAATTCAAGACAACAAACTCAATGGCTCGATTCCACCAGGATTCGGGTTTTTGCCAAATTTCACCTACATGGACATCAGCAAGAACAACTTTTCGGGTACAATTCCAAAAGACTTTGGAAATGCCCCGAAAATGCAGTACTTGAACATTTCGGAGAATTCTTTTGGTTGTGGCTTGCCTGAAAATATCTGGAATGCCCCGAGTTTACAGATTTTCTCAGCAAGTTACAGTGGCCTTGTTGGAAGAATCCCTGATTTCAAAGGGTGTGAAAATGTGTACAAAATCGAACTCGAAGGAAACAATCTCAATGGAAGCATTCCATGGGACATTGAGCATTGTGAAAAGCTTATTTCACTTAATTTTAGGCAAAATTCGCTTACTGGAATCATTCCCTGGGAAATCTCCGCGATTCCTTCAATAACAGACGTTGATTTATCACATAATTTCCTCACGGGGACTATCCCTTCAAATTTCGAAAAGTCTAGCACGTTGGAACATTTCAACGTGTCATATAATCAACTCACTGGTCCATTACCTTCGTCAGGGTCCATATTCTCAACTTTCCATCCTTCATCCTTCGTAGGAAATCAGGGCCTTTGTGGTACAATCATACACAATCCGTGCAGGACGGATGAACTGAAAGATGGAAAAGTAGATTTTTCGAACCACTCTAAGAAAACTGATGGTGCATTGATAGTCTGGATCACCTCTGCAACATTCGGAGTAGTACTATTCGTCCTCATTGTGGCCATCCGATGTTTCCACTTGAAGTACAACCGAAGGTTTCCATGTGACAAGGAAATCGGACCGTGGAAGTTAACAGCATTCAAAAGGTTAAATTTCACGGCAGATGATGTCCTCGAAAGCATAACAACTACAGACAAGATCATCGGAATGGGGTCTGCAG GTACAGTGTACAAGGCGGAAATACCAGGTGGTGAGATCATAGCTGTGAAGAAGCTATGGGCAGGGAAGCAGCAGAAGGAGACAACGAGGAAACGACGTGGCGTATTGGCAGAGGTTGATGTACTAGGCAATGTGAGACACAGGAACATAGTGAGATTACTAGGCTGTTGTAGTAACAACGAGTGTACTATGTTGTTGTACGAGTACATGCCTAATGGTAGCCTTGATGACTTATTACATGGCAAGAACAAAGATGCGAATTTGTTGGCTGATTGGTTTACTAGGTACAAAATTGTACTTGGTGTTGCACAAGGGATTTGTTATCTTCATCATGATTGTGATCCTGTCATTGTTCATCGTGACTTAAAACCTAGCAACATTCTTCTTGATGCTGAAATGGAAGCTAGGGTTGCTGATTTTGGGGTTGCTAAATTGATTCAGTGTGACGAATCAATGTCCGTGATTGCTGGATCTTATGGCTACATCGCACCCG AATATGCATATACGTTGCAAGTGGACGAGAAGAGTGACATTTATAGCTACGGGGTGGTGCTAATGGAAGTTTTGTCTGGAAAAAGATCAGTAGATTCAGAATTCGGCGATGGAAATAGCATTGTAGATTGGGTGAGGTCCAAGATGAAGAGTAGAAATGGTATAAACGACGTGTTGGATAAAAATATTGGCGCTTCGTGTCCTCGGGTGAGGGAGGAAATGATGTTGATGCTTCGGATAGCATTGCTTTGTACTAGCCGGAACCCGGCTGACAGGCCTTCCATGAGGGATGTTGTGTCCATGTTGCAAGAGGCCAAACCCAAGAGGAAGTTGCCCGGTAGTGGTGGTGACAATTCAATTGGTGTTGTTTCATTGACACAAAAGGTCAATGTGGAGTGTTAA